The Sphingorhabdus sp. Alg231-15 genome has a segment encoding these proteins:
- a CDS encoding MerR family transcriptional regulator — translation MKIGELAKQTGVTTSRIRFYERHGLLPKATRRDNGYRDYGHDMVERLRIIGLSQSLGFSLSEIRGILPSSIEEQLSCDMIIDELGKKRENVQLHITKLKKLSHRIDAAIEYFHDVKSAGDKAKTDVLMKL, via the coding sequence ATGAAAATTGGTGAACTGGCGAAGCAAACCGGTGTCACAACATCCCGGATTCGATTTTACGAACGCCACGGTTTGTTGCCCAAGGCAACGAGGCGAGACAATGGTTATCGGGATTATGGCCATGACATGGTTGAAAGACTTCGGATCATCGGCCTGTCCCAAAGCCTGGGCTTTTCCCTATCCGAGATTCGGGGGATATTGCCGAGTTCAATTGAGGAACAATTGAGTTGCGACATGATTATCGACGAGCTTGGTAAGAAACGGGAAAATGTCCAATTGCATATCACGAAGCTAAAGAAACTCAGTCATCGGATTGATGCGGCGATTGAATATTTTCATGATGTCAAATCAGCCGGAGACAAAGCCAAAACCGATGTGTTGATGAAACTCTGA
- a CDS encoding oxidoreductase, with protein sequence MTGIANPLFEPLILPNGATIPNRICKAAMEENLSDAGQLPGERLNRLYRRWAQGGAGLLLTGNVMVAADALTGPGGVVLEKHTDLVSFQRWATAGKSGGGQFWMQINHPGRQVYANMGEDAVSASDVPVDLGDYSKLFAKPRALEEGEIETIIERFAETASLAEKAGFTGVQIHAAHGYLINQFLSPLTNKRTDQWGGTLENRARLLLAVVERVRSRTSDDFCLSVKLNSSDFQKGGFDQSDAKWVVEQLNDMQVDLVELSGGSYESPAMQGRASQDSTGLREAYFIDFAKEISAVAKMPIMITGGIRRLSVAQKALDHEQAGSAVDMLGVARALAFDPELPNNWLNAEKVDVAIPEVKWKNTTLAGVATMAVAKAQLERLAKDLNPKPNISPLLALVGDRFRTNKRLKRYRRWRNQREN encoded by the coding sequence GTGACTGGAATCGCAAATCCTTTGTTCGAACCGCTTATCCTCCCGAATGGAGCGACCATCCCCAACCGTATATGCAAAGCGGCAATGGAAGAAAATCTGAGTGACGCTGGTCAACTTCCGGGCGAAAGGCTTAACCGCCTGTATCGGCGCTGGGCCCAAGGCGGCGCCGGATTGCTGCTGACCGGGAATGTTATGGTTGCGGCGGATGCCTTGACCGGGCCCGGAGGCGTCGTGCTGGAAAAACACACCGATTTAGTGTCGTTTCAGCGCTGGGCGACCGCCGGCAAGTCGGGCGGGGGGCAGTTCTGGATGCAAATCAATCATCCTGGGCGTCAGGTCTATGCAAATATGGGAGAGGACGCTGTTTCAGCTTCGGATGTTCCCGTTGATCTCGGCGACTATTCAAAGCTCTTTGCGAAGCCAAGAGCATTGGAAGAGGGGGAAATTGAAACCATTATCGAACGCTTTGCCGAAACCGCTTCTCTGGCTGAAAAAGCAGGATTTACCGGTGTTCAGATTCACGCAGCGCACGGCTATTTGATCAATCAGTTTCTATCGCCGCTGACGAACAAAAGAACGGATCAATGGGGAGGCACATTGGAAAATCGTGCCCGGCTTCTCCTCGCTGTGGTGGAAAGGGTCAGATCGAGGACATCGGACGATTTTTGTCTTTCCGTCAAATTGAACTCTTCGGATTTTCAAAAAGGTGGATTTGATCAATCGGATGCAAAATGGGTGGTTGAGCAGCTTAACGACATGCAGGTTGATCTCGTTGAGCTATCCGGTGGCAGCTATGAGAGTCCGGCGATGCAGGGCAGAGCATCGCAAGATAGTACGGGTCTACGGGAGGCGTACTTCATTGACTTCGCCAAGGAGATATCGGCGGTGGCAAAAATGCCGATCATGATCACCGGTGGGATCCGGCGTTTATCGGTTGCCCAGAAAGCACTGGATCACGAGCAGGCAGGCTCCGCTGTGGATATGCTTGGCGTGGCCAGGGCATTGGCCTTTGATCCGGAATTGCCCAATAACTGGTTGAATGCAGAAAAAGTCGACGTGGCTATACCCGAGGTCAAATGGAAAAACACAACCCTTGCTGGAGTAGCGACCATGGCGGTTGCCAAGGCACAGTTGGAGCGGCTTGCGAAAGATCTGAATCCAAAACCAAATATCTCACCATTACTTGCCCTTGTTGGAGATCGATTTCGGACCAACAAGCGGTTGAAGCGCTACCGCCGTTGGCGGAATCAAAGGGAGAATTGA
- a CDS encoding sensor histidine kinase, translating into MVYPTDIAAQTESKAQHGVLMEKADSLLEQQRFNEAARIFQEATQRAVTSSEKVDAMIGDALARINAPDKVEARRLLLQAKELTLSSDDLISSIDVLFLISVTQAESGDVTSAIETLSLAIDRAGQIEVGTNQALADFVHASLYLDLADYHIELSEYSSAARMLDQVMPRLQSLNDPVLWTVYHYKRGVVATQLNQLELAKTEIGEAIQNLEAITETDVQISILLAAIDLAERRSDQQNQELLIRKLQQYVSNVEEQSGFAARPVMRLSEAFNNDPRSAAFGLSRAFRRDDNFRAPTETLQLANTAARLDQFRNEAEIRSLYATVAALIAIAVLIAGFAISMALRRKQQSEFERYSLEMKATLAERMRIARELHDTLLQDFTATGLHIELAKSKIETDPKVAHEILETALVQSDEALRSARLSIIGARSDFGNDLSAAVSNIVDAFRLRSDINITLENNLHGPPIDTETCAEICRIVDEAISNAVTHAQAENIRAETFRDAHLIKISVNDDGIGFDPNSSLPGHYGLTGMRERAKLINALFSIESSAGSGSVVRLEIPQS; encoded by the coding sequence TTGGTTTATCCCACTGATATTGCTGCGCAAACCGAAAGTAAGGCGCAGCATGGCGTTTTGATGGAGAAGGCCGATAGCCTGCTCGAACAACAGCGGTTCAACGAGGCAGCGCGTATCTTTCAAGAGGCCACGCAACGGGCAGTGACATCCAGTGAAAAGGTTGATGCGATGATTGGTGATGCCTTGGCCAGAATCAACGCGCCGGACAAGGTTGAAGCAAGGCGACTGCTGCTACAGGCAAAAGAACTCACCCTTTCCAGCGACGACCTTATTAGCTCGATTGATGTTCTGTTCCTGATATCGGTTACACAAGCAGAATCCGGTGACGTCACATCGGCTATCGAAACATTATCCTTGGCGATTGACCGCGCTGGCCAAATTGAAGTTGGAACCAACCAGGCCTTGGCCGATTTTGTTCACGCCTCACTCTATCTGGATCTGGCTGATTATCACATCGAGCTGTCTGAATATTCCAGCGCGGCCCGGATGCTGGATCAGGTGATGCCACGTCTGCAGTCTTTGAACGATCCAGTTCTTTGGACGGTTTATCACTATAAGAGAGGAGTTGTAGCAACGCAGTTGAACCAGTTGGAATTGGCCAAAACGGAGATTGGGGAGGCGATCCAAAACCTTGAAGCCATAACCGAGACCGATGTTCAAATTTCGATTTTATTGGCAGCAATCGATCTGGCTGAACGGCGTTCCGATCAACAAAATCAGGAACTGCTGATTCGGAAATTACAGCAATATGTAAGCAATGTTGAGGAGCAGAGCGGGTTCGCGGCGCGGCCAGTCATGAGGCTGAGCGAAGCCTTTAACAATGATCCGAGAAGTGCCGCTTTTGGATTGTCGCGCGCCTTCCGCCGCGATGACAATTTTCGTGCTCCAACAGAAACATTGCAACTGGCCAATACCGCCGCACGATTGGACCAATTTCGAAACGAAGCTGAAATCAGGTCGCTCTATGCGACGGTTGCGGCGCTAATTGCCATAGCGGTTCTGATTGCCGGGTTCGCAATATCAATGGCGCTGCGCAGGAAACAGCAGTCGGAATTCGAACGATATTCTCTGGAAATGAAAGCAACGCTGGCCGAACGGATGCGGATTGCGAGAGAGTTGCACGATACATTGCTACAGGATTTCACCGCTACCGGATTGCATATCGAACTGGCCAAATCTAAAATTGAAACCGATCCTAAAGTCGCGCATGAAATTCTGGAAACTGCGCTGGTACAATCTGATGAAGCTCTGCGTTCCGCGCGATTGTCGATAATTGGTGCCCGCAGCGATTTCGGGAATGATCTTTCCGCCGCGGTGTCCAATATTGTGGACGCTTTTCGGCTAAGATCCGATATCAACATCACCCTTGAAAACAATCTCCATGGCCCGCCAATTGACACGGAGACATGTGCTGAGATTTGCCGCATTGTTGATGAAGCGATTTCCAATGCAGTCACGCATGCGCAAGCTGAAAATATTCGTGCCGAAACGTTTCGGGACGCCCATTTGATCAAGATATCTGTCAACGATGATGGCATTGGATTTGATCCAAATTCATCTCTACCGGGGCATTATGGGCTGACCGGCATGCGTGAGCGCGCAAAGCTTATCAATGCCCTGTTCTCGATAGAATCCTCCGCCGGATCAGGATCGGTTGTGCGTCTGGAAATACCGCAATCCTGA
- a CDS encoding response regulator transcription factor produces MVYKAVMVPDSHQQPLRVIIVDDHPTMRAGLRALIDDDPTLEVIGEAQDGGSALQLYSHKKPDVTIMDLQLPDMDGETVIKQIVADHPAAMIIALTTFDGADTIKRTLSAGARGFLTKDTARREIVDAIKRVHDGQRVFKGEVAERLADAMMQEDLTPRELDVLKILAAGNSNKSIAYKLDISESTVKIHLGKILDKLAASDRTEAVLTALKRGIIRIQ; encoded by the coding sequence GTGGTTTATAAGGCCGTCATGGTCCCAGATTCTCATCAACAGCCATTGCGCGTAATCATTGTTGATGATCATCCGACAATGCGAGCTGGGCTACGCGCGTTGATCGATGATGATCCGACCCTGGAAGTGATTGGAGAAGCGCAGGATGGGGGAAGTGCGCTGCAGCTCTATAGCCACAAGAAACCTGACGTGACCATCATGGATCTGCAACTTCCGGATATGGACGGCGAAACGGTTATCAAGCAGATTGTTGCCGATCACCCGGCCGCTATGATCATCGCGCTGACCACCTTTGACGGTGCCGACACGATCAAGCGGACGCTTTCTGCCGGAGCACGCGGCTTTCTGACAAAGGATACCGCAAGGCGGGAAATTGTGGATGCCATAAAACGCGTCCATGATGGTCAGCGGGTATTCAAGGGTGAAGTCGCGGAGCGACTGGCAGATGCCATGATGCAGGAAGATTTAACCCCGCGCGAACTGGATGTGCTCAAGATACTGGCAGCCGGAAATTCTAATAAATCGATCGCCTACAAATTGGATATCAGCGAATCCACGGTTAAAATTCATCTCGGCAAGATCCTCGACAAACTGGCCGCCAGCGACCGGACTGAAGCGGTTTTGACGGCTCTCAAGAGAGGGATAATCCGTATTCAATAG
- a CDS encoding LysR substrate-binding domain-containing protein: MSKYEEIETFVRVVEAGSITGAAEQLHIAKSAVSRRLKELETRLGVQLMQRTTRKLSLTDTGEALYQRSISLLADWAETESATINAQTALAGIVRVAAPLSFGVAHLGPAILDFMKVHPDVEFDINFSDRKMDLVADGMDLAIRIGDLPDSSLIARKIASITMVAAASRSYLEQHGYPETPDDLKNLKELRYGYRRTPSWKYRAPDQSEGQVEMAPRLLATNGDFLRDAAVAGEGVIIEPRFIVYEHLEAGSLVEILPDYEWPKLTAYAVYPPTRHLSARVRTFVDFLVERYRGTPYWEKG; the protein is encoded by the coding sequence ATGAGCAAATATGAAGAGATAGAGACCTTTGTGCGGGTCGTGGAGGCCGGATCAATAACGGGTGCGGCGGAACAGCTGCATATTGCCAAATCGGCGGTCAGTCGCCGACTCAAGGAACTGGAAACGCGACTTGGTGTTCAACTAATGCAACGGACAACCCGGAAGCTGTCGCTTACTGACACTGGAGAAGCGCTTTATCAGCGTTCTATCAGCCTGCTGGCGGACTGGGCGGAAACGGAATCAGCGACAATTAACGCGCAGACGGCGCTGGCCGGAATTGTCCGGGTCGCTGCGCCCCTGTCGTTCGGTGTTGCCCATTTGGGGCCAGCTATTCTTGATTTTATGAAAGTGCATCCAGATGTCGAGTTTGACATCAATTTCAGCGACCGAAAGATGGATCTTGTCGCCGATGGAATGGACCTGGCGATACGTATCGGTGATCTTCCGGATTCCAGTCTAATCGCACGCAAAATCGCTTCGATTACCATGGTCGCTGCGGCAAGCCGGTCCTATCTTGAACAACATGGCTATCCGGAAACGCCCGACGACCTGAAGAACCTCAAGGAATTGCGGTACGGTTATCGAAGAACGCCATCATGGAAATATCGGGCGCCCGATCAGAGCGAAGGCCAGGTTGAAATGGCGCCAAGATTATTGGCAACCAACGGCGACTTTCTTCGCGATGCAGCGGTTGCTGGCGAAGGCGTTATCATTGAGCCCCGATTCATTGTGTACGAGCATCTTGAAGCGGGTTCTCTTGTCGAAATCCTGCCCGATTATGAGTGGCCGAAATTGACTGCTTACGCCGTCTATCCGCCAACCCGGCACTTGTCTGCCCGCGTACGAACATTTGTCGACTTCCTGGTTGAGCGCTATCGGGGGACGCCGTATTGGGAAAAGGGATAG
- a CDS encoding NAD(P)H-dependent oxidoreductase, giving the protein MTSINRILRIDSSARKTGSVTRSLADETLNRLAELTPVNIVDRDVSSGLPFVDEAWVNANFTPSEARTAADRAKLAFSDDLVEELATADTVVISTPIYNFGVPATLKAWIDMIARAGVTFRYTENGPVGLLEGKRAIILVASGGTPVGSPVDFATPYLKQALAFVGITDVSVIASDAMNQDTKAKRQDASNQIKALKAA; this is encoded by the coding sequence ATGACATCAATCAACCGCATACTTCGCATCGATTCCAGCGCCCGGAAAACGGGTTCTGTCACGCGCAGCCTCGCTGATGAAACACTCAACCGCCTTGCCGAACTCACGCCCGTCAACATTGTTGACCGTGATGTTTCAAGCGGATTGCCCTTTGTTGACGAAGCTTGGGTCAATGCCAACTTTACGCCAAGCGAAGCGCGCACCGCTGCCGACAGGGCCAAGCTCGCTTTTTCAGATGATCTTGTTGAAGAGCTTGCAACGGCTGACACCGTTGTGATCTCGACCCCGATTTATAATTTTGGTGTTCCGGCGACACTCAAGGCCTGGATTGACATGATTGCCCGGGCCGGGGTTACTTTTCGGTATACAGAAAACGGGCCCGTTGGATTGCTAGAAGGAAAACGTGCCATCATATTGGTCGCATCCGGCGGGACACCGGTTGGAAGCCCCGTCGATTTTGCCACTCCTTACCTCAAACAGGCTCTGGCCTTTGTTGGCATCACTGATGTGTCGGTCATTGCTTCCGATGCGATGAACCAGGATACCAAAGCAAAACGTCAGGACGCTTCCAATCAAATCAAGGCCCTGAAAGCCGCTTAG
- the glpD gene encoding glycerol-3-phosphate dehydrogenase has protein sequence MYDLAIIGGGINGVGIARDAAGRDLKVLLVERDDLAAHTSSTSTKLVHGGLRYLEHYEFSLVRKALQEREVLLRNAPHIIWPMRFVLPVDQGMRPAWFLRLGLFLYDHLGTRSLLPGTKSLNLRRDMRGKPLQERLKKGFAYSDCWVEDARLVSLTARDAKQRGADIRIQTECVGIERSADHWTLQLKGQLNGHDGEATEQAKVLINAAGPWVDPVTALYDQSSNAAKLRLVKGSHIVIARKFEGDHSYIFQNKDGRIIFAIPYEGDHTLIGTTDQPWSYDEGPAKISDGEIDYLCSAASEYFADPVTRDDVQWTYSGVRPLFDDHSQSASTVTRDYVFDYNDDGGAPVLSVFGGKITTYRVLARQAMKTLKAALHVETDDWTKDAPLPGGDFPADGFDALVAKYSRRWAFLGKDVMIRLVRAYGTDVATMLGDAGDEAALGHHFGAGLYEIELRWLIVHEFATTDEDVLWRRSKLGLHMNEDQKAAVADWFARQDMRTKTASTVS, from the coding sequence ATGTATGATCTGGCAATTATTGGTGGCGGGATAAACGGCGTCGGCATTGCGCGTGACGCGGCGGGCAGAGACCTGAAAGTCCTGCTTGTCGAGCGTGATGATCTGGCGGCGCACACATCGTCGACGAGCACCAAGCTGGTCCATGGCGGTTTGCGCTATCTGGAACATTATGAATTTAGTCTGGTGCGCAAAGCATTGCAGGAGCGCGAAGTGCTGCTGCGTAACGCGCCGCATATTATCTGGCCGATGCGCTTCGTGTTGCCAGTGGATCAGGGTATGCGCCCGGCCTGGTTCCTGCGCCTTGGTCTTTTTCTCTATGATCATCTTGGCACGCGGTCGCTGCTGCCGGGAACAAAGAGCCTCAACCTGCGCAGAGATATGCGTGGAAAGCCGCTTCAAGAACGATTGAAAAAGGGCTTTGCCTATTCCGATTGCTGGGTAGAGGATGCGCGGCTTGTATCGTTGACGGCACGCGATGCGAAACAACGCGGCGCCGATATCCGTATCCAGACAGAATGTGTTGGGATCGAACGCAGCGCCGATCACTGGACCCTACAATTAAAGGGGCAGCTTAACGGACATGACGGCGAAGCGACAGAGCAGGCCAAAGTGTTGATCAATGCCGCCGGGCCCTGGGTTGATCCGGTCACTGCGCTCTATGACCAGAGCAGCAACGCCGCGAAACTACGGCTTGTCAAAGGCAGCCATATTGTGATTGCGCGCAAATTTGAAGGCGATCACAGCTATATCTTCCAGAACAAGGATGGGCGGATCATCTTTGCCATACCTTATGAAGGCGATCACACTCTAATCGGGACGACCGATCAACCATGGAGCTATGATGAAGGTCCGGCAAAGATCAGCGATGGCGAAATCGACTATCTCTGCTCTGCGGCCAGTGAATATTTTGCCGATCCGGTCACCCGTGATGACGTTCAGTGGACCTATTCCGGGGTGCGGCCGTTGTTTGACGATCATAGCCAGTCGGCCTCGACCGTCACCCGCGATTATGTGTTTGACTATAATGATGATGGCGGCGCACCGGTGCTATCCGTTTTTGGTGGCAAGATAACCACTTACCGGGTGCTTGCGCGGCAGGCGATGAAGACGCTGAAGGCGGCCCTGCATGTCGAGACCGATGACTGGACCAAAGACGCGCCATTGCCAGGCGGAGATTTTCCGGCAGACGGTTTTGACGCTCTGGTCGCGAAATATTCTCGGCGCTGGGCGTTTCTTGGCAAAGACGTGATGATCAGGCTGGTGCGCGCTTATGGCACCGATGTGGCAACCATGCTGGGCGATGCCGGCGACGAAGCTGCCTTGGGGCATCATTTTGGTGCCGGTCTATACGAGATCGAGCTGCGCTGGCTGATCGTCCATGAATTTGCCACGACTGACGAAGACGTGCTGTGGCGCCGTTCGAAGCTTGGCTTGCACATGAATGAAGATCAGAAAGCGGCGGTCGCGGACTGGTTCGCCAGGCAGGATATGCGAACAAAAACGGCCAGCACCGTTTCCTGA
- a CDS encoding leukotriene A4 hydrolase C-terminal domain-containing protein: MRIHVSFLVVPFLILLVGCGGMVSQDTAQRGEIAPILTSEEAFDDQTFAKPEEARVTHIDLDLAMDFDAKTIGGTATLDVLAADEASEIILDSNGLRVSAVADEAGNALKFDLGEVVEGKGEPLTIELPAQKLERGAELAEGALAATHRIVVEYVSAPGAEALQWLSPEQTAGGKYPFIFSQGQAINNRTWIPTQDSPGIRQTWQATISAPEPLNVVMSGVIQGDPEPEDGNRRDFRFVMNNPVPPYLIAIAAGNIEFRKLGPRSGVWAEPEVIEAAAQEVGDTEEMIDAGIALFGDYRWGRYDMIILPPAFPYGGMENPVMTFLTPTFIAGDRSNNGLVAHELAHSWSGNLTTYSSWRDGWLNEGVTSYFENRIVEEVYGKERAEQEYALSYAGLVDGINDVGADNPNTAMRSPDAISPFDTKGFAIYDKGTVFLRTVENIIGREKFDAWLTQWFDSHAFEPVTSEMFLADLRKKLIVDDAELEKRLMLDEWVYGTGLPENAWKPDPQAFAVVDGAIAAYADEGTLPNVEAWRDWTAAEQRRFLEELPQDLSNEQLAALDTTLGLSQTDNNEVLFLWLEAALSNEYGPAVQQAERFLAKVGRNKFVSPLFTALNETDWGKPIAQRVYAETRSSYHAYTRGNVDETLQYEVSAGTALSD; this comes from the coding sequence ATGCGCATTCACGTCTCATTTCTTGTAGTACCGTTTCTGATCCTCCTTGTCGGCTGCGGTGGCATGGTCTCGCAGGACACGGCTCAACGGGGCGAAATCGCGCCAATATTGACAAGTGAAGAAGCGTTTGATGATCAGACTTTTGCGAAGCCTGAAGAGGCGCGGGTGACGCATATTGACTTGGATCTGGCAATGGACTTCGATGCGAAGACTATCGGAGGGACGGCCACTCTAGATGTGCTTGCGGCGGATGAGGCAAGCGAGATTATCCTCGACTCCAATGGCCTTCGCGTCTCTGCGGTCGCCGATGAGGCTGGCAATGCTCTGAAGTTTGACCTTGGCGAGGTGGTCGAAGGCAAGGGCGAACCCTTGACCATAGAGCTTCCGGCTCAGAAACTGGAGCGAGGCGCCGAACTGGCAGAGGGCGCGCTTGCCGCAACACACCGGATCGTGGTCGAATATGTGTCTGCTCCTGGGGCCGAGGCCTTGCAGTGGTTAAGCCCGGAGCAGACAGCTGGTGGCAAGTATCCCTTCATCTTCAGCCAAGGACAGGCCATCAATAACCGTACGTGGATTCCTACCCAGGACAGCCCCGGAATCCGTCAGACATGGCAAGCGACCATCTCGGCGCCCGAACCTCTGAATGTCGTCATGAGCGGTGTGATTCAGGGCGATCCCGAACCGGAGGACGGGAACCGCCGTGACTTTCGCTTCGTGATGAACAACCCGGTCCCTCCTTATTTGATTGCCATTGCGGCGGGTAATATCGAATTTCGCAAACTTGGCCCGCGTTCAGGTGTATGGGCAGAACCCGAAGTCATCGAAGCTGCCGCGCAAGAGGTCGGCGATACAGAAGAGATGATCGACGCCGGGATTGCATTGTTCGGTGACTATCGCTGGGGCCGCTATGACATGATCATCCTGCCGCCAGCCTTCCCCTATGGCGGTATGGAAAACCCGGTGATGACCTTTCTTACACCGACCTTCATTGCGGGTGATCGCTCTAACAACGGGTTGGTTGCACATGAATTGGCACACAGCTGGTCAGGAAATTTGACCACTTATTCGAGCTGGCGCGATGGATGGTTGAACGAGGGGGTTACCTCCTATTTCGAGAACCGTATCGTTGAGGAAGTCTATGGCAAAGAGCGCGCCGAGCAAGAATATGCTCTCAGCTATGCCGGTCTGGTCGACGGCATCAATGATGTCGGCGCAGACAATCCCAACACAGCCATGCGTTCACCCGACGCAATAAGCCCGTTCGATACGAAAGGTTTCGCGATTTACGACAAGGGGACAGTGTTCCTGCGCACGGTGGAGAATATCATCGGCCGTGAAAAGTTTGATGCCTGGCTGACTCAATGGTTTGACAGTCACGCATTCGAGCCGGTGACATCCGAAATGTTCCTAGCTGATCTGCGCAAGAAGCTGATCGTTGACGATGCTGAACTGGAAAAACGATTGATGTTGGACGAATGGGTTTATGGCACCGGCCTGCCGGAAAACGCTTGGAAACCAGATCCGCAGGCCTTTGCCGTTGTGGACGGCGCAATTGCAGCTTATGCGGACGAGGGAACGCTACCCAATGTCGAGGCCTGGCGCGACTGGACAGCAGCAGAGCAGCGACGCTTCCTCGAGGAACTCCCTCAGGATTTGTCTAACGAGCAACTGGCAGCACTAGACACGACCTTGGGGCTTTCGCAAACTGACAACAATGAAGTGTTGTTTCTTTGGCTGGAGGCGGCGCTAAGCAATGAATACGGTCCGGCCGTTCAGCAAGCCGAACGCTTTTTGGCGAAAGTGGGACGCAATAAGTTTGTCAGCCCCTTGTTCACAGCACTCAACGAAACGGATTGGGGCAAGCCAATCGCTCAGCGCGTCTATGCCGAAACGCGTAGCAGCTATCACGCCTATACGCGCGGCAATGTGGATGAGACACTCCAATATGAAGTATCTGCGGGAACGGCGCTATCAGACTAA
- a CDS encoding AMP-binding protein yields the protein MYDVALTESYFPAQGGPEPSPMTVGDMLRQSAAQAPDQPALKELTYEGAIDRSWTYAELLHDAERLGRALASRHAEGARVAVYANNVPEWVLLELACGLAGVTLVTVNPAYQKRELKYVLEQSRSEAIYYVADFRGNPMQEIADAVCDEIPAIKHRILLSDHDALYAGEDSGTLRNPKPQDAVQLQYTSGTTGFPKGAVLHHNGLVRNGVDTMARGGMEQGDVFVHTMPLFHTTGCAILVLGGFGRCGTMLLAPMFDPVMIANVIESQRAKFILGVPTMLVALIDEVRRSGQDVSSTRRIMSGGAMVAPQLCRDAKDVFGAPIQIVYGQTETSPVLTQAWYEDSDDDLTQTIGQPAAHTEISIRDPQSNAVLPIGEQGEICARAYSVMLGYNDNPDATAAAIDSEGWLHTGDLGRMDARGYVKITGRVKEMIIRGGENLFPAEIENAMLEHDTIDEVAVVGIPDDKWGEQVACFFRSGSGETMHADDLKAFIRDRLSPQKTPAYWISVSEWPLTGSGKIQKFKLAEAFEAGEHELLN from the coding sequence ATGTATGACGTTGCGCTAACCGAATCCTATTTTCCAGCGCAGGGCGGACCGGAACCGTCTCCGATGACTGTCGGCGACATGCTGCGTCAGTCGGCGGCACAGGCGCCAGACCAACCGGCACTCAAAGAGCTGACCTATGAAGGTGCGATTGATCGCAGTTGGACCTATGCCGAACTTTTGCACGACGCAGAGCGGCTGGGCCGGGCGCTGGCCAGTCGCCATGCAGAGGGCGCGCGGGTCGCGGTCTATGCGAATAATGTGCCGGAATGGGTGTTGCTGGAACTGGCTTGCGGTCTGGCTGGCGTGACGCTGGTGACGGTCAATCCGGCCTATCAGAAGCGCGAGCTGAAATATGTCCTCGAACAGTCGCGTTCCGAGGCGATCTACTATGTCGCCGACTTTCGTGGAAACCCGATGCAGGAGATTGCCGATGCGGTGTGCGATGAAATTCCGGCAATCAAACACCGGATATTGCTGAGCGACCATGATGCCCTTTATGCGGGGGAAGATAGCGGTACGCTGCGCAATCCCAAGCCGCAGGATGCGGTGCAGCTGCAATATACATCCGGGACGACCGGCTTCCCGAAAGGCGCAGTGCTCCATCATAACGGCCTGGTCCGCAACGGTGTTGATACGATGGCGCGGGGCGGGATGGAGCAGGGTGACGTCTTTGTCCACACGATGCCGCTTTTTCACACCACTGGCTGCGCAATTCTGGTGCTGGGCGGCTTTGGCCGGTGCGGTACCATGTTGCTCGCCCCGATGTTTGATCCGGTGATGATTGCCAATGTCATCGAAAGCCAACGCGCCAAGTTCATCCTTGGCGTGCCGACCATGTTGGTGGCGCTGATCGACGAAGTGCGCCGATCCGGTCAGGACGTGTCCTCGACGCGGCGGATCATGTCCGGCGGAGCAATGGTCGCGCCGCAACTGTGCCGCGATGCCAAGGACGTGTTTGGCGCACCGATCCAGATTGTCTACGGCCAGACAGAAACGTCGCCGGTGCTGACGCAGGCCTGGTATGAGGATTCGGACGATGACCTGACTCAGACCATTGGTCAGCCGGCCGCCCATACGGAAATTTCCATTCGCGATCCGCAATCCAATGCCGTGCTGCCGATTGGCGAACAGGGCGAGATTTGCGCGCGCGCCTATAGTGTGATGTTGGGCTATAATGACAATCCCGACGCCACCGCCGCCGCGATCGATAGTGAGGGCTGGCTGCATACCGGCGATCTCGGGCGCATGGACGCGCGCGGCTATGTCAAGATTACCGGCCGAGTCAAAGAGATGATCATTCGCGGCGGCGAGAATCTGTTCCCGGCGGAGATTGAAAATGCGATGCTGGAGCATGACACGATTGACGAGGTCGCCGTGGTCGGCATTCCGGATGATAAATGGGGTGAGCAGGTCGCCTGTTTTTTCCGCAGCGGGTCCGGCGAGACAATGCACGCGGATGATCTGAAAGCCTTCATCCGCGATCGCCTGTCGCCACAAAAGACGCCAGCCTATTGGATAAGCGTATCGGAATGGCCGCTTACCGGCTCCGGGAAAATTCAGAAGTTCAAACTGGCCGAGGCCTTTGAAGCAGGCGAACATGAATTGCTGAACTAG